A genome region from Nocardia sp. NBC_01730 includes the following:
- a CDS encoding oxidoreductase: MTTTRPVALVTGASSGIGKAAALALVDAGFQVIGTSRNTAKLTPPDGVTFLDLDVASDASVTALVGQVIHQFGRIDILVNNAGIGSAGAAEESSVAQARNVFDINVFGVIRMTNAVLPHMRAAGSGRIVNISSIVGFMPQPYMAVYAASKHAVEGYSESLDHEVREYGVRVLLIEPAWTSTAFDANSVQPDQPLQVYAAHRQVFEEYMADAVKGGDDPALVAKAVVAAATDTKPKLRYPIGQTARVSTMRRIVPARMFDQQLRKLNRLPA, translated from the coding sequence ATGACCACCACACGCCCCGTAGCCCTCGTGACCGGCGCATCCTCCGGGATCGGCAAAGCAGCCGCCCTCGCCCTCGTCGACGCCGGATTCCAGGTGATCGGAACCAGTCGCAACACCGCAAAACTCACCCCACCCGACGGGGTCACCTTCCTCGACCTCGACGTCGCCAGCGACGCATCGGTCACCGCCCTGGTCGGGCAGGTGATCCACCAGTTCGGCCGGATCGACATCTTGGTCAACAACGCCGGTATCGGCTCCGCGGGCGCGGCCGAGGAAAGCTCGGTGGCCCAAGCGCGCAATGTCTTCGACATCAACGTCTTCGGCGTCATTCGCATGACGAACGCTGTCCTACCACATATGCGCGCCGCCGGCAGCGGACGCATCGTCAACATCTCCTCCATCGTCGGATTCATGCCGCAGCCCTATATGGCCGTCTACGCCGCCTCCAAGCATGCGGTCGAGGGCTACTCCGAATCCCTCGACCACGAGGTTCGCGAGTACGGCGTCCGGGTCCTGCTCATCGAACCGGCTTGGACCAGTACGGCGTTCGACGCGAACAGCGTGCAACCCGACCAGCCGCTGCAGGTCTACGCCGCGCATCGGCAGGTCTTCGAGGAATACATGGCCGACGCGGTCAAGGGCGGCGACGATCCGGCCCTGGTCGCCAAGGCAGTCGTCGCCGCAGCCACCGACACCAAGCCGAAACTGCGTTATCCCATAGGCCAGACCGCTCGCGTCAGCACCATGCGCCGAATCGTGCCCGCCCGAATGTTCGACCAGCAGCTGCGCAAGCTCAACCGGCTCCCCGCCTGA
- a CDS encoding alpha/beta fold hydrolase: MSAYLSDTVENSTVTGPSARFTYRRTGPHGGIPLVLLNRVRATIDWWDPQLLDHLAADHDVIVFDDIGVGYTTGEPRDCIEGFADGAIEFIEALGLTEVDLLGWTLGGTIAQRMALLRPDLVRRLVLAASNPGGQVPGAPAPNEKVLATMTKPEVTGDDLVYLFFPETDAGRTAGHEYLARVATRLTTNRPGVSEVAAKGQLTAIGKNTSIPFHQVRTDLKQIEQPVLYATGLRDVMTPAMVSYTAAEHTDNATLLGYSDAGHAFLFQHAEAFAIQVTNFLTK; encoded by the coding sequence ATGAGCGCCTATCTTTCCGACACCGTCGAGAACTCGACCGTGACCGGTCCCTCGGCCCGGTTCACCTACCGACGCACCGGCCCCCACGGCGGTATCCCACTGGTCCTGCTGAACCGCGTGCGCGCAACCATCGACTGGTGGGACCCGCAATTGCTGGACCACCTCGCCGCCGACCACGACGTAATCGTGTTCGACGACATCGGCGTCGGCTACACCACTGGTGAACCACGCGACTGCATCGAGGGATTCGCCGACGGCGCAATAGAATTCATCGAGGCGCTCGGCCTGACCGAGGTCGACCTCCTCGGCTGGACACTGGGCGGCACCATCGCCCAGCGGATGGCCCTGCTGCGCCCCGACCTGGTCCGCAGGCTGGTACTGGCGGCGAGCAATCCCGGCGGTCAGGTGCCGGGCGCACCCGCCCCGAACGAGAAGGTGCTCGCCACCATGACCAAGCCGGAGGTCACCGGGGACGACCTGGTGTATCTGTTCTTCCCAGAGACCGACGCCGGGCGCACTGCCGGGCACGAATACCTCGCCAGGGTCGCCACCCGGTTGACCACCAATAGGCCCGGCGTATCCGAAGTGGCGGCCAAGGGGCAGCTCACCGCGATCGGCAAGAACACATCGATCCCATTCCACCAGGTGCGAACGGACCTGAAGCAAATCGAGCAACCGGTCCTGTATGCCACCGGCCTACGCGACGTAATGACCCCAGCCATGGTGTCCTACACCGCCGCCGAGCACACCGACAACGCCACCCTCCTCGGCTACAGCGACGCCGGCCACGCCTTCCTGTTCCAACACGCCGAAGCCTTCGCCATCCAGGTGACCAACTTCCTCACCAAGTGA
- a CDS encoding MBL fold metallo-hydrolase, with protein sequence MTVHHLNCGSVRQIEATYDGPPPAHAVNHCLLVETESDGLVLVETGIGLDDVRDPAGTLGADWLAMSQAVLSEDETAIRQVQRLGYDPHDVRHIILTHLDVDHCGGLPDFPHARVHVLAAELEAALAEAPSFRYRPAHWAHDPHWVTYPSGKTGDWFGFNAIQPKELSADFQLIPLGGHTAGHTGVAVRDGDRWLLHCGDAYYYHRELDPAPQPHPILDIVQAASEVHHDLRLGTQARLRELHRDHGDEVTLISAHDPWEFQRVG encoded by the coding sequence ATGACAGTTCATCACCTCAATTGCGGATCGGTACGACAGATCGAGGCGACCTACGATGGGCCGCCACCTGCCCACGCCGTCAACCATTGCCTGCTCGTCGAGACCGAATCGGACGGGCTGGTCCTGGTCGAGACGGGCATTGGGCTGGACGATGTCCGTGACCCGGCAGGCACCCTCGGCGCGGACTGGTTGGCGATGTCCCAGGCGGTCCTTTCCGAAGACGAGACCGCGATCCGGCAGGTCCAGCGGCTCGGCTACGACCCCCACGACGTCCGGCACATCATCCTCACCCACCTCGATGTGGACCACTGCGGTGGACTGCCCGACTTCCCACACGCACGGGTTCATGTCCTCGCCGCCGAACTCGAGGCCGCGCTCGCCGAAGCGCCCAGTTTCCGCTACCGCCCCGCGCACTGGGCACATGACCCGCACTGGGTCACCTATCCATCGGGGAAGACCGGAGACTGGTTCGGCTTCAACGCGATTCAACCGAAGGAGCTTTCCGCGGACTTCCAGCTGATTCCACTGGGCGGCCACACGGCAGGCCATACCGGAGTCGCCGTCCGGGACGGTGATCGCTGGCTCCTGCACTGCGGAGACGCCTACTACTACCACCGCGAACTCGATCCCGCCCCGCAGCCACATCCGATCCTCGATATCGTGCAAGCAGCCTCGGAGGTGCACCATGACCTGCGCTTGGGTACCCAAGCGCGCCTGCGTGAACTACACCGCGATCACGGCGACGAGGTGACCCTGATCAGCGCCCACGACCCCTGGGAATTCCAGCGCGTCGGCTGA
- a CDS encoding MerR family transcriptional regulator encodes MTDVLLDIAEVADHAALAPSALRFYEKRGLITSTGRNGLRRAYHPDVLGRLALIACARGAGFTIAEIARFLRATPTDTELRARMAEKARQLDEDIARLIRMRDSLHHASTCTHAPLVECPDFKSTFEPAAEPV; translated from the coding sequence ATGACCGACGTCCTGCTCGATATCGCCGAGGTGGCCGACCACGCCGCCCTGGCCCCCTCCGCCCTGCGGTTCTATGAGAAACGCGGCCTCATCACCTCGACCGGCCGTAACGGCCTGCGCCGCGCCTACCACCCCGACGTCCTCGGCCGTCTCGCCCTCATCGCCTGCGCCCGCGGCGCCGGTTTCACCATCGCCGAGATCGCCCGCTTCCTGCGCGCCACACCCACCGACACCGAACTCCGCGCTCGCATGGCGGAGAAAGCCCGTCAACTCGACGAGGACATCGCCCGCCTGATCCGCATGCGCGACAGCCTCCACCATGCGTCCACCTGTACCCACGCCCCCCTGGTCGAATGCCCGGACTTCAAGTCCACCTTCGAACCCGCCGCCGAGCCGGTGTGA
- a CDS encoding HAD family hydrolase codes for MIYSRNAFSAAGEVPMVCVEHLEGAPLSFMTTAAALRMQSLTEPAAVIPTTTRTIKQFGRIQLPGAPWRYAVTSNGGNILVDGVPDVRWRIDVDAEVRAGGAALSEVSAELRARIDDSWVTKFRLADHLFCYLVVKPKAVPAGFLSDWDAWCRQRGWSASQQGRKIYTMPLAVCKSRAVAEVRRRLWETGELAGAAKTFAAGDGALDAEMLRSADFAIRPRHGELEQLNWTHPNLTITRATGILAGEEIINWFLESAPA; via the coding sequence ATGATCTACTCGCGCAACGCCTTCAGCGCCGCCGGTGAGGTGCCGATGGTCTGTGTGGAGCATCTCGAGGGGGCGCCGCTGTCGTTCATGACCACCGCGGCGGCGCTGCGGATGCAGTCCCTGACCGAACCGGCCGCCGTCATTCCCACCACCACTCGCACCATCAAACAGTTCGGGCGCATCCAATTGCCCGGTGCGCCTTGGCGTTACGCGGTCACAAGCAACGGAGGAAACATCCTCGTCGACGGCGTTCCCGACGTGCGCTGGCGCATCGACGTCGATGCCGAGGTTCGTGCGGGCGGCGCGGCGCTGTCGGAGGTGAGCGCGGAACTGCGTGCGCGCATCGATGATTCGTGGGTCACCAAGTTCCGCCTCGCCGACCACCTGTTCTGCTATCTGGTGGTGAAACCCAAGGCTGTCCCTGCGGGTTTCCTCAGCGACTGGGATGCCTGGTGTCGTCAACGCGGCTGGTCCGCGTCCCAGCAGGGCCGCAAAATCTACACCATGCCGCTGGCTGTCTGCAAGAGTCGCGCGGTTGCCGAGGTGCGCCGCCGTCTCTGGGAAACCGGTGAACTCGCCGGTGCCGCGAAAACCTTCGCCGCGGGTGACGGCGCCCTCGACGCCGAGATGCTGCGCTCCGCGGACTTCGCCATCCGCCCCCGGCACGGTGAACTGGAACAACTCAACTGGACTCACCCTAACCTCACCATCACCCGCGCCACCGGCATCCTCGCGGGCGAAGAGATCATCAACTGGTTCCTCGAGTCCGCCCCGGCATAG
- a CDS encoding phosphoribosyltransferase has translation MSQTAAELSLHRIPWATRTLGIELHHEQSHGDAGSERALPAVSSISALIQPGLRCNPRRAHLLVSTVLGKHLPTDPRVVLDAGDRLGDLVRAILGERGAVVLGFAETATGLGHTVAARIGADCYLHSTRRAVAAADTLTGFEEGHSHATSHLLQPVPAGIFVNDLPLVLVDDEISTGATAIDAVRALHAFAPRAHYVLAALVDMRTAADRAVFDTVAAELGATIDTVCLASGRTVLPDGLPKAVAELPEPELNPVAAQPGVFVRGMLPWPGSVPEGGRHGILSSDATAFESALADAAATVRDWLAADFAGRPVIVLGHEELMYLPLRIAAELAESGTPTRFQTTTRSPAYVLDEPGYPLRRGFRFHAPEPDPGQPRYLYNARWSPGFAGATGDVVAEPRAADSASMGTDTRDVESFSGELDFGSGEPVLLLVIDSPADTPELVADGGLIDVLTASGADVLLAVLPEADPRQLHAGRSGVADLSESVATSKAGRAVPLHGPEFGSYAAEEVSWLLTDLSDVDLEADVAERERKIQAGKAHYAESLPIEYQPDASYRMLFDEVLAASAERLALAVATVSELVVAERGEDIVLVSLARAGTPVGVLMRRWLRSRRQSIEVPHYAVSIVRDRGIDAVALDYLAEHHDPASVVFVDGWTGKGAITRELTEALDAYHAAGGARFDDELAVLADPGHCVRTYGTRDDFLIASACLNSTVSGLISRTVLNDALIGPDDFHGAKFYRELIGVDVSGRLLDTVSGAFDAVRDRVATEVAALRASDRTPTWAGWASVENVRAQYGIASVNFVKPGVGETTRVLLRRVPWRVLVREADAPEHAHIRMLAAARGVPVEVVADLAYSCMGLIKDVQQ, from the coding sequence ATGAGCCAGACCGCGGCCGAGCTCAGCTTGCATAGAATTCCTTGGGCCACAAGAACTTTAGGTATCGAACTCCACCACGAGCAGTCGCACGGCGATGCCGGATCGGAGCGGGCGCTACCTGCCGTGTCGTCGATTTCCGCGCTGATCCAGCCCGGTTTGCGGTGCAATCCGCGGCGGGCGCATCTGTTGGTGTCGACGGTCCTCGGCAAGCATCTGCCGACCGATCCGCGCGTGGTGCTCGACGCGGGCGACCGCTTGGGCGATCTGGTCCGTGCCATACTCGGCGAACGCGGCGCGGTAGTGCTCGGATTCGCCGAAACCGCGACGGGACTCGGGCACACCGTCGCCGCACGGATCGGGGCGGACTGCTACCTGCACTCGACGCGCCGTGCGGTCGCCGCCGCGGACACGCTCACCGGATTCGAGGAGGGGCATTCGCACGCCACCTCCCACCTGCTGCAACCGGTGCCCGCAGGCATCTTCGTCAACGATCTGCCGCTGGTGCTGGTGGATGACGAGATCTCCACCGGCGCGACGGCGATAGACGCGGTGCGCGCGCTGCACGCGTTCGCTCCCCGGGCGCACTACGTGCTCGCCGCACTGGTCGACATGCGCACCGCGGCCGATCGCGCCGTCTTCGACACTGTCGCCGCCGAACTCGGCGCCACGATCGACACGGTCTGCCTGGCGTCCGGCCGCACCGTCTTGCCGGACGGTCTGCCGAAGGCGGTCGCGGAGCTACCCGAACCGGAGCTCAATCCGGTCGCCGCGCAGCCCGGTGTGTTCGTACGCGGGATGCTTCCGTGGCCGGGATCGGTGCCGGAGGGAGGCAGGCACGGCATCCTTTCCTCGGACGCGACGGCGTTCGAATCGGCGCTCGCCGACGCCGCCGCCACGGTGCGCGATTGGCTCGCGGCGGATTTCGCGGGGCGGCCGGTCATCGTGCTCGGGCACGAGGAATTGATGTACCTGCCGCTGCGGATCGCGGCGGAACTCGCCGAATCCGGGACTCCGACCCGATTCCAGACGACCACTCGATCGCCCGCGTACGTGCTGGACGAGCCGGGATATCCGCTGCGCCGCGGCTTCCGGTTCCACGCTCCAGAGCCCGACCCCGGGCAGCCGCGGTACCTGTACAACGCGCGGTGGTCCCCCGGGTTCGCGGGGGCGACAGGTGACGTTGTCGCCGAACCGCGGGCCGCCGATTCCGCATCGATGGGCACCGATACGCGCGATGTCGAGTCCTTCTCCGGAGAGTTGGATTTCGGTTCAGGCGAGCCGGTGTTGCTCTTGGTGATCGATTCCCCCGCGGACACCCCCGAACTGGTCGCGGACGGCGGCTTGATCGATGTGCTGACCGCCTCCGGCGCGGATGTGCTGCTCGCGGTGCTGCCGGAGGCCGACCCACGGCAGCTGCACGCCGGGCGGTCAGGCGTCGCCGACCTGTCCGAGTCTGTCGCTACGTCGAAAGCGGGGCGTGCTGTGCCGTTGCACGGTCCGGAGTTCGGGTCCTACGCGGCCGAGGAGGTCAGCTGGTTGCTGACGGATCTGTCCGATGTCGACCTCGAGGCCGACGTGGCCGAGCGGGAGCGGAAGATCCAGGCCGGGAAGGCCCATTACGCCGAGTCGCTGCCGATCGAGTACCAGCCGGACGCGTCGTATCGGATGCTGTTCGACGAGGTGCTCGCGGCTAGCGCCGAGCGGCTCGCGCTCGCCGTGGCGACGGTGTCGGAACTCGTCGTCGCCGAACGCGGCGAGGACATCGTGCTGGTGTCGCTGGCCAGGGCCGGGACACCGGTCGGCGTTCTGATGCGCCGCTGGCTGCGGTCGCGGCGGCAGAGTATCGAGGTGCCGCACTACGCGGTGTCGATCGTGCGGGATCGGGGCATCGATGCGGTGGCTCTGGACTATTTGGCCGAGCACCATGATCCGGCTTCGGTCGTGTTCGTGGACGGATGGACCGGCAAGGGCGCGATCACCCGCGAGCTCACCGAAGCGCTCGACGCGTATCACGCGGCCGGTGGTGCGCGGTTCGACGACGAGCTGGCGGTGCTGGCCGATCCGGGACATTGTGTGCGCACCTATGGCACCCGTGACGACTTCCTCATCGCCTCGGCCTGCCTGAATTCGACTGTGTCCGGGCTGATTTCGCGCACCGTACTGAACGACGCGCTGATCGGTCCCGATGATTTCCACGGCGCCAAGTTCTACCGGGAGTTGATCGGCGTCGACGTGTCCGGGCGGCTGCTCGACACCGTGAGCGGCGCCTTCGACGCGGTCCGCGACCGGGTCGCCACCGAAGTCGCCGCGCTCCGCGCGAGTGACCGGACGCCGACTTGGGCCGGATGGGCATCGGTGGAGAACGTGCGCGCACAGTACGGCATCGCGAGCGTGAACTTTGTGAAACCAGGTGTCGGCGAGACCACCAGGGTGCTGCTGCGGCGGGTACCGTGGCGGGTGCTGGTCCGAGAGGCGGACGCGCCGGAGCACGCGCACATCAGAATGCTCGCCGCCGCCCGAGGCGTTCCGGTGGAGGTCGTCGCCGACCTGGCCTATTCATGCATGGGATTGATCAAGGACGTACAGCAGTGA
- a CDS encoding HpcH/HpaI aldolase/citrate lyase family protein, with product MTAGIAVQQEVSLRKRMPLRHFRQLHGQEARRLFHRQPEPFGDDYTDRELLAIGLGATLYAPATRPDLALTISKRAERGVCSMVIDLEDAVADHEVEYAKRQTVAVLDLLAASPDAKPLLFVRVRDADTITEIIEQLGPGAKVLTGFVLPKFDSISGSKYLNALNAAAQRLDRPLYGMPVLESAGLVHRETRDGELVQIAALLAAHRERVLAVRVGATDMCSTFGIRRDRDLTIYDVRVVADVIADIVNYLGRADGTGFVITGPVWEYFADHERMFRPQLRTAPFEESDAVPFRQYLVSRDLDGLLREITLDRANGIQGKTVIHPSHVAAVHALSVVSHEEYSDALDILRADVGGVAASGYRNKMNEMRPHRSWARQTLLRARVFGVANKGVSFVDLLQASVTV from the coding sequence ATGACCGCAGGCATCGCCGTCCAGCAGGAGGTTTCCCTGCGGAAGCGAATGCCGCTGCGCCACTTCCGGCAGTTGCACGGCCAAGAGGCGAGGCGTCTTTTCCACCGGCAGCCCGAACCGTTCGGTGACGACTACACCGACCGAGAGCTGTTGGCGATCGGGCTCGGCGCAACCCTGTACGCGCCCGCGACGAGACCGGACCTCGCGCTGACGATCAGCAAACGCGCCGAGCGCGGCGTGTGCTCGATGGTGATAGACCTCGAGGACGCCGTCGCCGATCACGAGGTGGAGTACGCCAAAAGACAGACCGTCGCGGTGCTCGATCTGCTCGCGGCGAGCCCGGACGCCAAACCGCTGCTGTTCGTGCGGGTCCGCGACGCGGACACGATCACCGAGATCATCGAACAACTCGGCCCCGGCGCCAAAGTGCTGACCGGGTTCGTATTGCCGAAGTTCGACAGCATTTCGGGATCGAAGTACCTGAACGCCCTGAATGCGGCCGCGCAGCGACTGGACCGGCCCCTGTACGGGATGCCGGTGCTCGAATCCGCGGGCCTGGTGCACCGGGAGACCCGCGATGGCGAGCTCGTCCAGATCGCGGCGCTGCTTGCCGCGCATCGGGAGCGGGTGTTGGCGGTGCGGGTCGGTGCGACCGACATGTGCTCGACGTTCGGTATCCGGCGTGATCGCGACCTGACTATCTACGACGTGCGGGTGGTCGCCGACGTGATCGCCGACATCGTGAACTATCTGGGGCGCGCGGACGGGACCGGTTTCGTCATCACCGGGCCGGTGTGGGAGTACTTCGCCGACCACGAGCGGATGTTCCGCCCGCAGCTGCGCACCGCGCCGTTCGAGGAATCGGACGCGGTCCCGTTCCGTCAGTACCTGGTCAGCCGGGATCTGGACGGACTGCTACGCGAGATAACCCTGGACCGCGCCAACGGCATCCAGGGCAAGACGGTGATCCATCCGTCGCATGTGGCTGCCGTGCACGCGCTGTCGGTGGTGTCGCACGAGGAGTACTCGGATGCCCTGGACATCCTGCGGGCCGACGTCGGCGGTGTCGCGGCCTCGGGTTACCGGAACAAGATGAATGAGATGCGGCCGCACCGCAGCTGGGCCCGGCAAACCCTGTTGCGCGCCAGGGTGTTCGGCGTGGCGAACAAAGGAGTGTCGTTCGTGGACTTGTTGCAGGCGTCGGTCACCGTATGA
- a CDS encoding TerD family protein, with protein sequence MGVSLSKGGNVSLTKAAPNLTAVSVGLGWDVRTTTGTDFDLDASAIATGADKKVVSDQHFVFFNNLRSPEGSIEHVGDNRTGEGEGDDEVINVDLSGTPPTIESIFFPVSIYDADSRSQSFGQVRNAYIRVVDRSNGEELARYDLSEDASTETAMVFGELYRNGAEWKFRAVGQGYASGLAGIARDYGVNV encoded by the coding sequence ATGGGTGTCAGTTTGTCCAAGGGCGGCAATGTCTCGCTGACCAAGGCGGCGCCTAACCTGACCGCTGTATCTGTCGGCCTGGGGTGGGATGTGCGGACCACCACCGGCACCGACTTCGACCTCGACGCGAGCGCCATCGCCACCGGCGCGGACAAGAAGGTCGTGTCGGACCAGCACTTCGTCTTCTTCAACAACCTGCGTTCGCCCGAGGGTTCGATCGAGCACGTGGGTGACAACCGGACCGGCGAGGGCGAAGGCGACGACGAGGTCATCAACGTCGACCTGTCCGGCACCCCGCCCACGATCGAGAGCATCTTCTTCCCGGTCTCGATCTACGACGCCGACTCCCGGTCGCAGTCGTTCGGCCAGGTGCGCAACGCCTACATCCGCGTTGTGGACCGCAGCAACGGAGAGGAGCTCGCCCGCTACGACCTCTCCGAGGACGCCTCGACCGAGACCGCCATGGTCTTCGGCGAGCTGTACCGCAACGGTGCGGAATGGAAGTTCCGCGCGGTCGGCCAGGGCTACGCCTCCGGCCTGGCCGGCATCGCCCGTGACTACGGCGTGAACGTCTGA
- a CDS encoding DUF475 domain-containing protein: protein MVLRIFGMSLLVTVVSLVAALLYGGPTALALAAILGILEVSLSFDNAVINATILQRMSDFWQRIFLTIGVLIAVFGMRLVFPLAIVWITAGLDPVRAFDLALNPPANDALTFPDGSPSYEKLLTDAHPQIAAFGGMFLALLFLNFIFEERDITWLGGLERALAKAGKLDMLSVVVAGAGLILTAEYISDEAHRSTVLVAGLLGMITYIAVDGLGSMFHTEEHTGGPSELVKATGKAGFFLFLYLEVLDASFSFDGVIGAFAITSDPIIIALGLGLIGAMFVRSITVYLVRKGTLAEYVYLEHGAHWAIGALALILLISIGVHVNELVTGMVGVAFIGAAFITSIIRNRREDDEELASEREPTPVG from the coding sequence GTGGTCCTGCGCATATTCGGCATGTCCTTACTCGTCACGGTGGTCTCGCTCGTCGCGGCACTGCTGTACGGCGGGCCGACCGCCCTCGCGCTCGCCGCGATCCTCGGCATCCTCGAGGTGTCGCTGTCGTTCGACAATGCCGTCATCAACGCCACCATCCTGCAGCGGATGAGCGATTTCTGGCAGCGAATCTTCCTCACCATCGGCGTGTTGATCGCCGTCTTCGGCATGCGCCTGGTCTTCCCCCTCGCGATCGTGTGGATCACGGCCGGGCTGGATCCGGTGCGGGCCTTCGACCTCGCGCTCAACCCGCCCGCGAACGACGCGCTGACCTTCCCGGACGGCAGCCCGAGCTACGAGAAACTGCTCACCGACGCGCACCCGCAGATCGCGGCGTTCGGTGGCATGTTCCTCGCGCTGCTGTTCCTCAACTTCATCTTCGAAGAGCGCGACATCACCTGGCTCGGCGGACTGGAGCGGGCGCTGGCCAAGGCGGGCAAGCTGGACATGCTCTCGGTTGTCGTCGCGGGCGCCGGCCTGATCCTCACCGCCGAGTACATCTCCGACGAAGCGCACCGCTCGACCGTCCTGGTTGCGGGCCTGCTCGGCATGATCACCTACATCGCGGTCGACGGGCTCGGCTCGATGTTCCACACCGAGGAACACACCGGCGGACCGTCCGAGCTGGTCAAGGCCACCGGTAAGGCCGGCTTCTTCCTGTTCCTGTATCTGGAGGTGCTCGACGCGTCGTTCTCCTTCGACGGTGTGATCGGTGCGTTCGCCATCACCTCCGACCCCATCATCATCGCGCTCGGCCTCGGCCTGATCGGCGCCATGTTCGTACGGTCGATCACGGTGTACCTGGTGCGCAAAGGCACCCTCGCGGAGTACGTCTACCTGGAGCACGGCGCGCACTGGGCGATCGGCGCGCTGGCACTGATCCTGCTCATCTCGATCGGCGTGCACGTCAATGAGCTCGTCACCGGCATGGTCGGCGTCGCGTTCATCGGCGCGGCATTCATCACCAGCATCATCCGCAACCGGCGCGAGGACGACGAGGAACTTGCCAGCGAACGGGAACCGACGCCGGTAGGCTGA
- a CDS encoding TerD family protein — translation MAIDHNPSDVNLPKVTLSKATPSINVTKPGEQQGTMRVNLNWSSGSKGFFRRSKPVDLDLGCFYELSNGAKGVVQAIGDNFGALEAEPYIQLDGDDRSGSVEGGENMRINLARPELFRRILIFALIYEGVPNWAAADGVVTLHPTAGPRIEVRLDSPVAGARSCAIALLQNQGPGITVYREMQYVNGAQAEIDQAYRWGMQWHSARK, via the coding sequence ATGGCGATCGACCACAATCCCAGCGACGTCAACCTGCCCAAGGTGACCTTGTCGAAGGCAACACCCAGCATCAACGTCACCAAGCCTGGTGAGCAGCAGGGAACCATGCGGGTGAACCTGAACTGGTCGAGCGGATCCAAGGGATTCTTCCGCCGGTCCAAGCCCGTCGACCTGGACCTCGGCTGCTTCTACGAGCTGTCCAACGGCGCGAAGGGCGTCGTGCAGGCGATCGGCGACAACTTCGGCGCATTGGAGGCCGAACCCTACATCCAGCTGGACGGCGACGACCGCAGCGGTTCCGTCGAAGGCGGCGAGAACATGCGCATCAACCTCGCCCGCCCCGAGCTGTTCCGCCGCATCCTGATCTTCGCCCTCATCTACGAGGGCGTGCCGAACTGGGCCGCCGCCGATGGTGTGGTCACGCTGCACCCCACCGCGGGCCCGCGGATCGAGGTCCGCCTGGACTCTCCGGTGGCAGGCGCCCGCTCGTGTGCGATCGCGCTGCTGCAGAACCAGGGGCCCGGAATCACCGTGTACCGGGAGATGCAGTACGTCAACGGCGCCCAGGCCGAGATCGACCAGGCGTACCGCTGGGGCATGCAGTGGCACAGCGCACGCAAGTAG